The Setaria viridis chromosome 6, Setaria_viridis_v4.0, whole genome shotgun sequence genome contains a region encoding:
- the LOC117860773 gene encoding uncharacterized protein, with amino-acid sequence MARSSLLPFLRVPPLIHTEDPGSPPPESILLDRYGYLSCRLNGTTADGFTADGKRIQVTFWAASPPRVSCFTVHCPDVKPSAFDWLPTVIYSEDDLVLLRIPILRQDDSLDAESCHYFVYQAGTENNRPSLTMLPIPCDFTFSYDELVLLRCRDQDMFYFALLHRIIDPKNNGKRFDLHLYNSKTGTWNTENQFVDSVNYLNYSYPNIAVTIGGEFGSVGWVDLWRGMLICDLLRDNHSLRYIPLPLPLVPKLLKGYPMYFRDIVVVGDCIKYFEMSYDVRPGSGLTSATQDLVAATKKMKISDIGSGNNWEEDCTFKFSDIPVDSPKFARMLMLPNLKQVKNTKLTLMRLCAGYPALSLHDADVVYIMHTPDPDEDKALVIALDMRKKTLKDVADFGSGRPLGYTFTYLKSGISKHLNIWSSSRSGRNAGETSRDGCLGPCKLEVLEVNAEPQPTAT; translated from the exons ATGGCCCGCTCGTCCCTCCTTCCGTTCCTCAGGGTCCCTCCGCTTATCCACACCGAGGATCCGggttctcctcctcctgagTCGATCCTCCTCGACCGATACGGCTACCTCAGCTGTCGCCTCAACGGCACTACCGCCGATGGCTTCACGGCGGACGGCAAGAGAATCCAGGTCACCTTCTGGGCGGCCAGCCCGCCGCGGGTCTCCTGCTTCACTGTCCATTGCCCCGACGTGAAGCCCTCCGCGTTCGACTGGTTGCCCACGGTCATCTACTCGGAGGACGACCTCGTCCTGCTCCGCATCCCCATCCTCCGTCAGGACGACAGCCTCGACGCTGAGAGCTGCCACTACTTCGTCTACCAGGCCGGCACCGAGAACAACCGGCCGTCACTTACGATGTTACCCATCCCGTGCGACTTCACGTTCTCCTACGACGAGCTTGTGCTTTTGCGTTGCCGCGACCAAGATATGTTCTACTTCGCCCTGCTTCATAGGATCATCGATCCTAAGAACAACGGCAAGCGATTTGATCTCCACCTGTACAACTCCAAGACAGGTACATGGAACACTGAGAATCAGTTTGTTGATTCAGTGAATTATTTGAATTATTCATATCCAAACATTGCGGTCACCATCGGAGGTGAGTTCGGTTCAGTGGGCTGGGTCGATCTCTGGCGGGGCATGCTTATCTGTGACCTTCTCCGGGACAACCATAGTCTTCGCTATATTCCATTACCATTGCCACTGGTGCCCAAGCTGCTCAAGGGTTATCCGATGTATTTCCGGGACATTGTTGTGGTTGGAGATTGCATCAAGTATTTCGAGATGAGCTACGACGTCAGACCAGGCTCTGGACTCACGTCTGCAACTCAAGATTTGGTGGCTGCaacaaagaaaatgaaaatttcAGATATTGGTTCTGGGAACAACTGGGAAGAGGACTGCACTTTCAAATTTTCTGACATCCCAGTGGACAGCCCCAAGTTTGCTCGAATGCTGATGCTGCCTAATCTGAAACAGGTTAAAAATACAAAGCTAACCTTGATGAGACTTTGTGCGGGTTACCCTGCTCTGAGCTTGCATGACGCTGATGTTGTTTACATCATGCACACACCTGATCCCGATGAGGACAAGGCATTGGTGATTGCACTTGATATGAGAAAAAAGACTCTAAAAGATGTGGCTGATTTTGGCTCTGGAAGGCCTCTGGGTTACACTTTCACCTACCTTAAAAGTGGGATCTCCAAGCATCTGAACATTTGGTCCTCCTccag ATCTGGGAGGAATGCTGGTGAAACAAGTAGGGATGGATGTCTGGGGCCATGCAAGCTAGAAGTTCTAGAGGTGAACGCTGAACCGCAGCCAACCGCAACCTAA
- the LOC117860772 gene encoding uncharacterized protein has product MADSSVHPFLRIPPLIHTEDPGSPPPESILLDRYGYLSCRLNGTTADGFTADGKRIQVTFWAASPPRVSCFTVHCPDVKPSAFYKLPTVIYSEDDLVLLRIPILRQDDSLDAESCHYFVYQAGTENNRPSLKMLPIPLDFPFSYHELVLLRCRDQDMFYFALLHRIIDPENNGKRFDLHLYNSKTGTWNTEHQFVDSVNYVNYLYPNIAVTIGGEFGSVGWVDLWRGMLICDLLRDNHSIRYIPLPLPLVPKPLKGYQKYFRDIVVVGDCIKYFEMSYDVRPCSGLTSATQGLVAATKKMKISDIGSGNNWEEDCTFKFSDIPVDSPKFARMLMLPNLKQVKNTKLTLMRDCAGYPALSLHDADVVYIMHTPDPDEDKALVIALDMRKKTLKDVADFGSGRPLGYTFTYLQSGISKHLNIWSSSRSGRNAGETSRDGCLGPCKLEVLGVNAEPQPTAT; this is encoded by the exons ATGGCTGACTCGTCCGTCCATCCGTTCCTCAGGATCCCTCCGCTTATCCACACCGAGGATCCGggttctcctcctcctgagTCGATCCTCCTCGACCGATACGGCTACCTCAGCTGTCGCCTCAACGGCACTACCGCCGATGGCTTCACGGCGGACGGCAAGAGAATCCAGGTCACCTTCTGGGCGGCCAGCCCGCCGCGGGTCTCCTGCTTCACTGTCCATTGCCCCGACGTGAAGCCCTCCGCGTTCTACAAGTTGCCCACGGTCATCTACTCGGAGGACGACCTCGTCCTGCTCCGCATCCCCATCCTCCGTCAGGACGACAGCCTCGACGCTGAGAGCTGCCACTACTTCGTCTACCAGGCCGGCACCGAGAACAACCGGCCGTCACTTAAGATGTTACCCATCCCGCTCGACTTCCCGTTCTCCTACCACGAGCTTGTGCTTTTGCGTTGCCGCGACCAAGATATGTTCTACTTCGCCCTGCTTCATAGGATCATCGATCCTGAGAACAACGGGAAGCGATTTGATCTCCACCTGTACAACTCTAAGACAGGTACATGGAACACTGAGCATCAGTTTGTTGATTCAgtgaattatgtgaattatttatatCCAAACATTGCGGTCACCATCGGAGGTGAGTTCGGTTCAGTGGGCTGGGTCGATCTCTGGCGGGGCATGCTTATCTGTGACCTTCTCCGGGACAACCATAGTATTCGCTATATTCCATTACCATTGCCACTGGTGCCCAAGCCGCTCAAGGGTTATCAGAAGTATTTCCGGgacattgttgttgttggaGATTGCATCAAGTATTTCGAGATGAGCTACGACGTCAGACCATGCTCTGGACTCACCTCTGCAACTCAAGGTTTGGTGGCTGCAACTAAGAAAATGAAAATTTCAGATATTGGTTCTGGGAACAACTGGGAAGAGGACTGCACTTTCAAATTTTCTGACATCCCAGTGGACAGCCCCAAGTTTGCTCGAATGCTGATGCTGCCTAATCTGAAACAGGTTAAAAATACAAAGCTAACCTTGATGAGAGACTGTGCGGGTTACCCTGCTCTGAGCTTGCATGATGCTGATGTTGTTTACATCATGCACACACCTGATCCCGATGAGGACAAGGCATTGGTGATTGCACTTGATATGAGAAAAAAGACTCTAAAAGATGTGGCTGATTTTGGCTCTGGAAGGCCTCTGGGTTACACTTTCACCTACCTTCAAAGTGGGATCTCCAAGCATCTGAACATTTGGTCCTCCTCCAG ATCTGGAAGGAATGCTGGTGAAACAAGTAGGGATGGATGTCTGGGGCCATGCAAGCTAGAAGTTCTAGGGGTGAACGCTGAACCGCAGCCAACCGCAACCTAA
- the LOC140223156 gene encoding uncharacterized mitochondrial protein AtMg00820-like: MADAAPEARRPHTRAQDGIRKPKSYTDGTIRYDLSTISAEPHNLDEAMGDVNWKGAMDVEYMALVNKKTWHLVPLEQGRNIIDCKWVYKVKKKSNGSLDRYKARLVAKGFKHHYSIDYDDTFSRVVKAATIRLMLSLAVSYGWSLCQLDVQNAFFFMVSLKKKCS, encoded by the coding sequence ATGGCGGATGCGGCTCCTGAAGCTAGACGTCCTCACACTCGAGCACAAGATGGTATTCGCAAGCCTAAATCATATACAGACGGTACGATCAGGTATGATCTGTCTACTATCTCTGCTGAACCTCACAATCTTGATGAGGCTATGGGGGATGTTAATTGGAAAGGAGCTATGGATGTTGAGTACATGGCACTTGTGAACAAGAAGACATGGCATCTAGTACCGCTAGAACAAGGGAGGAACATAATAGATTGCAAGTGGGTTTACAAGGTTAAGAAGAAGTCTAATGGCTCGCTTGATCGGTACAAGGCTCGTCTAGTTGCTAAAGGCTTCAAGCATCATTACAGTATTGATTATGATGATACTTTTAGCCGTGTTGTCAAAGCAGCTACCATTCGCCTTATGTTATCTCTTGCAGTCTCATATGGTTGGAGTCTTTGCCAACTAGATGTTCAGAATGCATTTTTCTTCATGGTGTCCTTGAAGAAGAAGTGTTCATGA
- the LOC117859789 gene encoding uncharacterized protein isoform X2 encodes MELFPSQPDLSLQIGLPTSATPHDHHHHAAAAALNARFFAAAGGGGNGVGNPAAMAPSLQLPMPVPLPLPVQLPMPPSAAAGAAGLYYHPDASMLRPIRGVPLYQHPHTHAVPPTFPPHAAAAGPCFCEPCHVAAGAWRRAGCGAGARVAGFPPAKRAARAPRMRWTSTLHARFVHAVELLGGHDRATPKSVLELMDVKDLTLAHVKSHLQMYRTVKNTERPAASSDQADGFENGSAGEICDDNSLDLHGYGGGGSGRPESAAAAARHGREDWTGFPSESNTGSMHSLKEQMQSKSLEILSDMNSCVSETTSSTSELNLEFTLGRPQNRPN; translated from the exons ATGGAGCTCTTCCCTTCCCAGCCGGATCTCTCCCTTCAGATCGGCCTCCCCACCAGCGCCACGCCgcacgaccaccaccaccacgccgccgccgccgccctcaacGCCAGGTTCTTCgccgcggcaggcggcggcgggaacgggGTTGGCAacccggcggccatggcgccgtCGCTGCAGCTGCCCATGCCCGTGCCGCTGCCGCTACCGGTGCAGCTGCCCATGccccccagcgccgccgccggcgcggccgggctGTACTACCACCCTGACGCCTCCATGCTGCGGCCCATCCGCGGCGTGCCGCTGTACCAGCACCCGCACACGCACGCGGTGCCGCCGACGTTCCCgccgcacgcggcggcggcggggccgtgcTTCTGCGAGCCGTGCCACGTCGCGGCGGGCGCCTGGCGCCGCGCCgggtgcggcgccggcgcgcgtgTCGCCGGGTTCCCCCCGGCCAAGCGCGCCGCCAGGGCGCCGCGCATGCGCTGGACGTCCACGCTCCACGCGCGCTTCGTCCACGCCGTCGAGCTCCTCGGCGGCCACGACC GGGCGACGCCGAAGTCAGTTCTTGAGCTCATGGACGTGAAGGATCTCACCCTGGCTCATGTCAAGTCGCACTTGCAG ATGTACAGGACCGTGAAGAACACCGAAAGGCCGGCAGCTTCGTCAG ATCAAGCTGATGGGTTCGAGAACGGGTCGGCCGGCGAGATCTGCGACGACAACTCGCTCGACCTGcacggctacggcggcggcggcagcggcaggccggagtcggcggcggccgcggctcggcaTGGAAG GGAGGACTGGACCGGCTTCCCAAGCGAGTCCAACACTGGGAGCATGCATTCTCTCAAG GAGCAGATGCAGTCCAAGAGCCTTGAGATCCTCTCGGACATGAACTCCTGCGTGTCGGAGACAACGTCCAGCACCAGCGAGCTCAACCTCGAGTTCACCCTGGGGCGGCCGCAGAACCGGCCAAACTGA
- the LOC117859789 gene encoding uncharacterized protein isoform X1: MELFPSQPDLSLQIGLPTSATPHDHHHHAAAAALNARFFAAAGGGGNGVGNPAAMAPSLQLPMPVPLPLPVQLPMPPSAAAGAAGLYYHPDASMLRPIRGVPLYQHPHTHAVPPTFPPHAAAAGPCFCEPCHVAAGAWRRAGCGAGARVAGFPPAKRAARAPRMRWTSTLHARFVHAVELLGGHDRATPKSVLELMDVKDLTLAHVKSHLQMYRTVKNTERPAASSDQADGFENGSAGEICDDNSLDLHGYGGGGSGRPESAAAAARHGRLAACNDHGSSTGAHGALWNSSSREDWTGFPSESNTGSMHSLKEQMQSKSLEILSDMNSCVSETTSSTSELNLEFTLGRPQNRPN, from the exons ATGGAGCTCTTCCCTTCCCAGCCGGATCTCTCCCTTCAGATCGGCCTCCCCACCAGCGCCACGCCgcacgaccaccaccaccacgccgccgccgccgccctcaacGCCAGGTTCTTCgccgcggcaggcggcggcgggaacgggGTTGGCAacccggcggccatggcgccgtCGCTGCAGCTGCCCATGCCCGTGCCGCTGCCGCTACCGGTGCAGCTGCCCATGccccccagcgccgccgccggcgcggccgggctGTACTACCACCCTGACGCCTCCATGCTGCGGCCCATCCGCGGCGTGCCGCTGTACCAGCACCCGCACACGCACGCGGTGCCGCCGACGTTCCCgccgcacgcggcggcggcggggccgtgcTTCTGCGAGCCGTGCCACGTCGCGGCGGGCGCCTGGCGCCGCGCCgggtgcggcgccggcgcgcgtgTCGCCGGGTTCCCCCCGGCCAAGCGCGCCGCCAGGGCGCCGCGCATGCGCTGGACGTCCACGCTCCACGCGCGCTTCGTCCACGCCGTCGAGCTCCTCGGCGGCCACGACC GGGCGACGCCGAAGTCAGTTCTTGAGCTCATGGACGTGAAGGATCTCACCCTGGCTCATGTCAAGTCGCACTTGCAG ATGTACAGGACCGTGAAGAACACCGAAAGGCCGGCAGCTTCGTCAG ATCAAGCTGATGGGTTCGAGAACGGGTCGGCCGGCGAGATCTGCGACGACAACTCGCTCGACCTGcacggctacggcggcggcggcagcggcaggccggagtcggcggcggccgcggctcggcaTGGAAGGTTAGCTGCCTGTAACGATCATGGGAGCAGCACCGGTGCTCATGGTGCCCTCTGGAATAGCTCATCAAG GGAGGACTGGACCGGCTTCCCAAGCGAGTCCAACACTGGGAGCATGCATTCTCTCAAG GAGCAGATGCAGTCCAAGAGCCTTGAGATCCTCTCGGACATGAACTCCTGCGTGTCGGAGACAACGTCCAGCACCAGCGAGCTCAACCTCGAGTTCACCCTGGGGCGGCCGCAGAACCGGCCAAACTGA